A part of Aegilops tauschii subsp. strangulata cultivar AL8/78 chromosome 2, Aet v6.0, whole genome shotgun sequence genomic DNA contains:
- the LOC109732761 gene encoding uncharacterized protein isoform X8 has protein sequence MAADSSMGFHQGIAAAASVYNHHHHHHPNNMLSFQSSTSDVTMGGSTAGMGLVSMSGGPSSTAGLYHSSPNNHSSSNSNNNGGVFGNVPVVLQSRSAPGGASRGGGGTTASKYKFVTGSPSEWSDRELNILNEGLTRYAREPNIMRYIKIAAMLPNRTIRDVALRCWWAAGKDRRKKPEGFFTGKKMRDMKDKMFASAPMANFHMAPTNNLTPFSISMENPNQQCQVPKEAPVVDSATQQLLEENNQLLNQIAANIETFKTGENMDLFLRTNSNIKTILSRMSETPGIMGQMPPLQELAHEDKLNSLLQVDRMVQSYSAAHTSHMKEEPRS, from the exons ATGGCCGCTGACTCCAGCATGGGGTTCCACCAGgggatcgccgccgccgcctcggtctacaaccaccatcaccatcaccacccCAACAACATGCTCTCCTTCCAGTCCTCCACCAGCGACGTCACCATGGGCGGCAGCACCGCCGGGATGGGGCTCGTCAGCATGAGCGGCGGGCCGAGCAGCACCGCCGGCCTGTACCACTCTTCTCCAAACAAccacagcagcagcaacagcaacaacaacggCGGTGTGTTTGGCAACGTGCCGGTGGTCCTCCAGTCGAGGAGCGCGCCGGGGGGCGcgtcccgcggcggcggcggcaccaCCGCGTCCAAGTACAAGTTCGTCACCGGCTCGCCTTCCGAGTGGAGCGACCGTGAGCTGAATATACTGAACGAAGGGCTCACCAG ATATGCTCGTGAACCTAATATCATGAGGTACATCAAGATAGCGGCTATGCTGCCCAACAGAACCATCAGGGATGTTGCATTGCGATGCTGGTGGGCTGCA GGTAAAGATAGAAGGAAGAAACCAGAAGGTTTTTTTACAGGGAAAAAGATGAGAGATATGAAG GACAAAATGTTTGCATCTGCCCCGATGGCTAATTTTCACATGGCGCCTACCAACAACTTGACCCCTTTCTCAATATCGATGGAAAATCCAAACCAGCAGTGTCAAGTTCCCAAGGAAG CTCCTGTTGTGGACAGTGCAACCCAGCAGCTCCTGGAGGAAAACAATCAATTGCTTAACCAGATTGCTGCAAATATTGAAACATTCAAG ACGGGGGAGAACATGGATCTCTTTCTTCGGACAAATAGCAACATCAAAACAATTTTAAGCAG AATGAGCGAGACGCCTGGCATCATGGGTCAGATGCCTCCTCTGCAAGAATTAGCACACGAAGACAAGCTTAATTCACTTCTTCAAGTTGACAGAATG GTCCAATCTTACAGCGCAGCACACACCTCACATATGAAGGAAGAGCCTCGAAGCTAA
- the LOC109732761 gene encoding uncharacterized protein isoform X6, producing the protein MAADSSMGFHQGIAAAASVYNHHHHHHPNNMLSFQSSTSDVTMGGSTAGMGLVSMSGGPSSTAGLYHSSPNNHSSSNSNNNGGVFGNVPVVLQSRSAPGGASRGGGGTTASKYKFVTGSPSEWSDRELNILNEGLTRYAREPNIMRYIKIAAMLPNRTIRDVALRCWWAAGKDRRKKPEGFFTGKKMRDMKPMQDKMFASAPMANFHMAPTNNLTPFSISMENPNQQCQVPKEAPVVDSATQQLLEENNQLLNQIAANIETFKTGENMDLFLRTNSNIKTILSRMSETPGIMGQMPPLQELAHEDKLNSLLQVDRMVQSYSAAHTSHMKEEPRS; encoded by the exons ATGGCCGCTGACTCCAGCATGGGGTTCCACCAGgggatcgccgccgccgcctcggtctacaaccaccatcaccatcaccacccCAACAACATGCTCTCCTTCCAGTCCTCCACCAGCGACGTCACCATGGGCGGCAGCACCGCCGGGATGGGGCTCGTCAGCATGAGCGGCGGGCCGAGCAGCACCGCCGGCCTGTACCACTCTTCTCCAAACAAccacagcagcagcaacagcaacaacaacggCGGTGTGTTTGGCAACGTGCCGGTGGTCCTCCAGTCGAGGAGCGCGCCGGGGGGCGcgtcccgcggcggcggcggcaccaCCGCGTCCAAGTACAAGTTCGTCACCGGCTCGCCTTCCGAGTGGAGCGACCGTGAGCTGAATATACTGAACGAAGGGCTCACCAG ATATGCTCGTGAACCTAATATCATGAGGTACATCAAGATAGCGGCTATGCTGCCCAACAGAACCATCAGGGATGTTGCATTGCGATGCTGGTGGGCTGCA GGTAAAGATAGAAGGAAGAAACCAGAAGGTTTTTTTACAGGGAAAAAGATGAGAGATATGAAG CCAATGCAGGACAAAATGTTTGCATCTGCCCCGATGGCTAATTTTCACATGGCGCCTACCAACAACTTGACCCCTTTCTCAATATCGATGGAAAATCCAAACCAGCAGTGTCAAGTTCCCAAGGAAG CTCCTGTTGTGGACAGTGCAACCCAGCAGCTCCTGGAGGAAAACAATCAATTGCTTAACCAGATTGCTGCAAATATTGAAACATTCAAG ACGGGGGAGAACATGGATCTCTTTCTTCGGACAAATAGCAACATCAAAACAATTTTAAGCAG AATGAGCGAGACGCCTGGCATCATGGGTCAGATGCCTCCTCTGCAAGAATTAGCACACGAAGACAAGCTTAATTCACTTCTTCAAGTTGACAGAATG GTCCAATCTTACAGCGCAGCACACACCTCACATATGAAGGAAGAGCCTCGAAGCTAA
- the LOC109732761 gene encoding uncharacterized protein isoform X5 produces MAADSSMGFHQGIAAAASVYNHHHHHHPNNMLSFQSSTSDVTMGGSTAGMGLVSMSGGPSSTAGLYHSSPNNHSSSNSNNNGGVFGNVPVVLQSRSAPGGASRGGGGTTASKYKFVTGSPSEWSDRELNILNEGLTRYAREPNIMRYIKIAAMLPNRTIRDVALRCWWAAGKDRRKKPEGFFTGKKMRDMKPMQDKMFASAPMANFHMAPTNNLTPFSISMENPNQQCQVPKEAAPVVDSATQQLLEENNQLLNQIAANIETFKTGENMDLFLRTNSNIKTILSRMSETPGIMGQMPPLQELAHEDKLNSLLQVDRMVQSYSAAHTSHMKEEPRS; encoded by the exons ATGGCCGCTGACTCCAGCATGGGGTTCCACCAGgggatcgccgccgccgcctcggtctacaaccaccatcaccatcaccacccCAACAACATGCTCTCCTTCCAGTCCTCCACCAGCGACGTCACCATGGGCGGCAGCACCGCCGGGATGGGGCTCGTCAGCATGAGCGGCGGGCCGAGCAGCACCGCCGGCCTGTACCACTCTTCTCCAAACAAccacagcagcagcaacagcaacaacaacggCGGTGTGTTTGGCAACGTGCCGGTGGTCCTCCAGTCGAGGAGCGCGCCGGGGGGCGcgtcccgcggcggcggcggcaccaCCGCGTCCAAGTACAAGTTCGTCACCGGCTCGCCTTCCGAGTGGAGCGACCGTGAGCTGAATATACTGAACGAAGGGCTCACCAG ATATGCTCGTGAACCTAATATCATGAGGTACATCAAGATAGCGGCTATGCTGCCCAACAGAACCATCAGGGATGTTGCATTGCGATGCTGGTGGGCTGCA GGTAAAGATAGAAGGAAGAAACCAGAAGGTTTTTTTACAGGGAAAAAGATGAGAGATATGAAG CCAATGCAGGACAAAATGTTTGCATCTGCCCCGATGGCTAATTTTCACATGGCGCCTACCAACAACTTGACCCCTTTCTCAATATCGATGGAAAATCCAAACCAGCAGTGTCAAGTTCCCAAGGAAG CAGCTCCTGTTGTGGACAGTGCAACCCAGCAGCTCCTGGAGGAAAACAATCAATTGCTTAACCAGATTGCTGCAAATATTGAAACATTCAAG ACGGGGGAGAACATGGATCTCTTTCTTCGGACAAATAGCAACATCAAAACAATTTTAAGCAG AATGAGCGAGACGCCTGGCATCATGGGTCAGATGCCTCCTCTGCAAGAATTAGCACACGAAGACAAGCTTAATTCACTTCTTCAAGTTGACAGAATG GTCCAATCTTACAGCGCAGCACACACCTCACATATGAAGGAAGAGCCTCGAAGCTAA
- the LOC109732761 gene encoding uncharacterized protein isoform X7 yields MAADSSMGFHQGIAAAASVYNHHHHHHPNNMLSFQSSTSDVTMGGSTAGMGLVSMSGGPSSTAGLYHSSPNNHSSSNSNNNGGVFGNVPVVLQSRSAPGGASRGGGGTTASKYKFVTGSPSEWSDRELNILNEGLTRYAREPNIMRYIKIAAMLPNRTIRDVALRCWWAAGKDRRKKPEGFFTGKKMRDMKDKMFASAPMANFHMAPTNNLTPFSISMENPNQQCQVPKEAAPVVDSATQQLLEENNQLLNQIAANIETFKTGENMDLFLRTNSNIKTILSRMSETPGIMGQMPPLQELAHEDKLNSLLQVDRMVQSYSAAHTSHMKEEPRS; encoded by the exons ATGGCCGCTGACTCCAGCATGGGGTTCCACCAGgggatcgccgccgccgcctcggtctacaaccaccatcaccatcaccacccCAACAACATGCTCTCCTTCCAGTCCTCCACCAGCGACGTCACCATGGGCGGCAGCACCGCCGGGATGGGGCTCGTCAGCATGAGCGGCGGGCCGAGCAGCACCGCCGGCCTGTACCACTCTTCTCCAAACAAccacagcagcagcaacagcaacaacaacggCGGTGTGTTTGGCAACGTGCCGGTGGTCCTCCAGTCGAGGAGCGCGCCGGGGGGCGcgtcccgcggcggcggcggcaccaCCGCGTCCAAGTACAAGTTCGTCACCGGCTCGCCTTCCGAGTGGAGCGACCGTGAGCTGAATATACTGAACGAAGGGCTCACCAG ATATGCTCGTGAACCTAATATCATGAGGTACATCAAGATAGCGGCTATGCTGCCCAACAGAACCATCAGGGATGTTGCATTGCGATGCTGGTGGGCTGCA GGTAAAGATAGAAGGAAGAAACCAGAAGGTTTTTTTACAGGGAAAAAGATGAGAGATATGAAG GACAAAATGTTTGCATCTGCCCCGATGGCTAATTTTCACATGGCGCCTACCAACAACTTGACCCCTTTCTCAATATCGATGGAAAATCCAAACCAGCAGTGTCAAGTTCCCAAGGAAG CAGCTCCTGTTGTGGACAGTGCAACCCAGCAGCTCCTGGAGGAAAACAATCAATTGCTTAACCAGATTGCTGCAAATATTGAAACATTCAAG ACGGGGGAGAACATGGATCTCTTTCTTCGGACAAATAGCAACATCAAAACAATTTTAAGCAG AATGAGCGAGACGCCTGGCATCATGGGTCAGATGCCTCCTCTGCAAGAATTAGCACACGAAGACAAGCTTAATTCACTTCTTCAAGTTGACAGAATG GTCCAATCTTACAGCGCAGCACACACCTCACATATGAAGGAAGAGCCTCGAAGCTAA
- the LOC109732761 gene encoding uncharacterized protein isoform X4 gives MRAKLWSVRIGRQEDSGRVRGRLDRGFQLAPPGAMAADSSMGFHQGIAAAASVYNHHHHHHPNNMLSFQSSTSDVTMGGSTAGMGLVSMSGGPSSTAGLYHSSPNNHSSSNSNNNGGVFGNVPVVLQSRSAPGGASRGGGGTTASKYKFVTGSPSEWSDRELNILNEGLTRYAREPNIMRYIKIAAMLPNRTIRDVALRCWWAAGKDRRKKPEGFFTGKKMRDMKDKMFASAPMANFHMAPTNNLTPFSISMENPNQQCQVPKEAPVVDSATQQLLEENNQLLNQIAANIETFKTGENMDLFLRTNSNIKTILSRMSETPGIMGQMPPLQELAHEDKLNSLLQVDRMVQSYSAAHTSHMKEEPRS, from the exons ATGCGAGCGAAGCTCTG GTCGGTCCGAATTGGGCGGCAGGAGGATTCGGGGCGCGTCCGTGGGCGCCTAGATCGGGGATTCCAGCTGGCTCCCCCGGGCGCCATGGCCGCTGACTCCAGCATGGGGTTCCACCAGgggatcgccgccgccgcctcggtctacaaccaccatcaccatcaccacccCAACAACATGCTCTCCTTCCAGTCCTCCACCAGCGACGTCACCATGGGCGGCAGCACCGCCGGGATGGGGCTCGTCAGCATGAGCGGCGGGCCGAGCAGCACCGCCGGCCTGTACCACTCTTCTCCAAACAAccacagcagcagcaacagcaacaacaacggCGGTGTGTTTGGCAACGTGCCGGTGGTCCTCCAGTCGAGGAGCGCGCCGGGGGGCGcgtcccgcggcggcggcggcaccaCCGCGTCCAAGTACAAGTTCGTCACCGGCTCGCCTTCCGAGTGGAGCGACCGTGAGCTGAATATACTGAACGAAGGGCTCACCAG ATATGCTCGTGAACCTAATATCATGAGGTACATCAAGATAGCGGCTATGCTGCCCAACAGAACCATCAGGGATGTTGCATTGCGATGCTGGTGGGCTGCA GGTAAAGATAGAAGGAAGAAACCAGAAGGTTTTTTTACAGGGAAAAAGATGAGAGATATGAAG GACAAAATGTTTGCATCTGCCCCGATGGCTAATTTTCACATGGCGCCTACCAACAACTTGACCCCTTTCTCAATATCGATGGAAAATCCAAACCAGCAGTGTCAAGTTCCCAAGGAAG CTCCTGTTGTGGACAGTGCAACCCAGCAGCTCCTGGAGGAAAACAATCAATTGCTTAACCAGATTGCTGCAAATATTGAAACATTCAAG ACGGGGGAGAACATGGATCTCTTTCTTCGGACAAATAGCAACATCAAAACAATTTTAAGCAG AATGAGCGAGACGCCTGGCATCATGGGTCAGATGCCTCCTCTGCAAGAATTAGCACACGAAGACAAGCTTAATTCACTTCTTCAAGTTGACAGAATG GTCCAATCTTACAGCGCAGCACACACCTCACATATGAAGGAAGAGCCTCGAAGCTAA
- the LOC109732761 gene encoding uncharacterized protein isoform X3, translated as MRAKLWSVRIGRQEDSGRVRGRLDRGFQLAPPGAMAADSSMGFHQGIAAAASVYNHHHHHHPNNMLSFQSSTSDVTMGGSTAGMGLVSMSGGPSSTAGLYHSSPNNHSSSNSNNNGGVFGNVPVVLQSRSAPGGASRGGGGTTASKYKFVTGSPSEWSDRELNILNEGLTRYAREPNIMRYIKIAAMLPNRTIRDVALRCWWAAGKDRRKKPEGFFTGKKMRDMKDKMFASAPMANFHMAPTNNLTPFSISMENPNQQCQVPKEAAPVVDSATQQLLEENNQLLNQIAANIETFKTGENMDLFLRTNSNIKTILSRMSETPGIMGQMPPLQELAHEDKLNSLLQVDRMVQSYSAAHTSHMKEEPRS; from the exons ATGCGAGCGAAGCTCTG GTCGGTCCGAATTGGGCGGCAGGAGGATTCGGGGCGCGTCCGTGGGCGCCTAGATCGGGGATTCCAGCTGGCTCCCCCGGGCGCCATGGCCGCTGACTCCAGCATGGGGTTCCACCAGgggatcgccgccgccgcctcggtctacaaccaccatcaccatcaccacccCAACAACATGCTCTCCTTCCAGTCCTCCACCAGCGACGTCACCATGGGCGGCAGCACCGCCGGGATGGGGCTCGTCAGCATGAGCGGCGGGCCGAGCAGCACCGCCGGCCTGTACCACTCTTCTCCAAACAAccacagcagcagcaacagcaacaacaacggCGGTGTGTTTGGCAACGTGCCGGTGGTCCTCCAGTCGAGGAGCGCGCCGGGGGGCGcgtcccgcggcggcggcggcaccaCCGCGTCCAAGTACAAGTTCGTCACCGGCTCGCCTTCCGAGTGGAGCGACCGTGAGCTGAATATACTGAACGAAGGGCTCACCAG ATATGCTCGTGAACCTAATATCATGAGGTACATCAAGATAGCGGCTATGCTGCCCAACAGAACCATCAGGGATGTTGCATTGCGATGCTGGTGGGCTGCA GGTAAAGATAGAAGGAAGAAACCAGAAGGTTTTTTTACAGGGAAAAAGATGAGAGATATGAAG GACAAAATGTTTGCATCTGCCCCGATGGCTAATTTTCACATGGCGCCTACCAACAACTTGACCCCTTTCTCAATATCGATGGAAAATCCAAACCAGCAGTGTCAAGTTCCCAAGGAAG CAGCTCCTGTTGTGGACAGTGCAACCCAGCAGCTCCTGGAGGAAAACAATCAATTGCTTAACCAGATTGCTGCAAATATTGAAACATTCAAG ACGGGGGAGAACATGGATCTCTTTCTTCGGACAAATAGCAACATCAAAACAATTTTAAGCAG AATGAGCGAGACGCCTGGCATCATGGGTCAGATGCCTCCTCTGCAAGAATTAGCACACGAAGACAAGCTTAATTCACTTCTTCAAGTTGACAGAATG GTCCAATCTTACAGCGCAGCACACACCTCACATATGAAGGAAGAGCCTCGAAGCTAA
- the LOC109732761 gene encoding uncharacterized protein isoform X1, protein MRAKLWSVRIGRQEDSGRVRGRLDRGFQLAPPGAMAADSSMGFHQGIAAAASVYNHHHHHHPNNMLSFQSSTSDVTMGGSTAGMGLVSMSGGPSSTAGLYHSSPNNHSSSNSNNNGGVFGNVPVVLQSRSAPGGASRGGGGTTASKYKFVTGSPSEWSDRELNILNEGLTRYAREPNIMRYIKIAAMLPNRTIRDVALRCWWAAGKDRRKKPEGFFTGKKMRDMKPMQDKMFASAPMANFHMAPTNNLTPFSISMENPNQQCQVPKEAAPVVDSATQQLLEENNQLLNQIAANIETFKTGENMDLFLRTNSNIKTILSRMSETPGIMGQMPPLQELAHEDKLNSLLQVDRMVQSYSAAHTSHMKEEPRS, encoded by the exons ATGCGAGCGAAGCTCTG GTCGGTCCGAATTGGGCGGCAGGAGGATTCGGGGCGCGTCCGTGGGCGCCTAGATCGGGGATTCCAGCTGGCTCCCCCGGGCGCCATGGCCGCTGACTCCAGCATGGGGTTCCACCAGgggatcgccgccgccgcctcggtctacaaccaccatcaccatcaccacccCAACAACATGCTCTCCTTCCAGTCCTCCACCAGCGACGTCACCATGGGCGGCAGCACCGCCGGGATGGGGCTCGTCAGCATGAGCGGCGGGCCGAGCAGCACCGCCGGCCTGTACCACTCTTCTCCAAACAAccacagcagcagcaacagcaacaacaacggCGGTGTGTTTGGCAACGTGCCGGTGGTCCTCCAGTCGAGGAGCGCGCCGGGGGGCGcgtcccgcggcggcggcggcaccaCCGCGTCCAAGTACAAGTTCGTCACCGGCTCGCCTTCCGAGTGGAGCGACCGTGAGCTGAATATACTGAACGAAGGGCTCACCAG ATATGCTCGTGAACCTAATATCATGAGGTACATCAAGATAGCGGCTATGCTGCCCAACAGAACCATCAGGGATGTTGCATTGCGATGCTGGTGGGCTGCA GGTAAAGATAGAAGGAAGAAACCAGAAGGTTTTTTTACAGGGAAAAAGATGAGAGATATGAAG CCAATGCAGGACAAAATGTTTGCATCTGCCCCGATGGCTAATTTTCACATGGCGCCTACCAACAACTTGACCCCTTTCTCAATATCGATGGAAAATCCAAACCAGCAGTGTCAAGTTCCCAAGGAAG CAGCTCCTGTTGTGGACAGTGCAACCCAGCAGCTCCTGGAGGAAAACAATCAATTGCTTAACCAGATTGCTGCAAATATTGAAACATTCAAG ACGGGGGAGAACATGGATCTCTTTCTTCGGACAAATAGCAACATCAAAACAATTTTAAGCAG AATGAGCGAGACGCCTGGCATCATGGGTCAGATGCCTCCTCTGCAAGAATTAGCACACGAAGACAAGCTTAATTCACTTCTTCAAGTTGACAGAATG GTCCAATCTTACAGCGCAGCACACACCTCACATATGAAGGAAGAGCCTCGAAGCTAA
- the LOC109732761 gene encoding uncharacterized protein isoform X2, translating to MRAKLWSVRIGRQEDSGRVRGRLDRGFQLAPPGAMAADSSMGFHQGIAAAASVYNHHHHHHPNNMLSFQSSTSDVTMGGSTAGMGLVSMSGGPSSTAGLYHSSPNNHSSSNSNNNGGVFGNVPVVLQSRSAPGGASRGGGGTTASKYKFVTGSPSEWSDRELNILNEGLTRYAREPNIMRYIKIAAMLPNRTIRDVALRCWWAAGKDRRKKPEGFFTGKKMRDMKPMQDKMFASAPMANFHMAPTNNLTPFSISMENPNQQCQVPKEAPVVDSATQQLLEENNQLLNQIAANIETFKTGENMDLFLRTNSNIKTILSRMSETPGIMGQMPPLQELAHEDKLNSLLQVDRMVQSYSAAHTSHMKEEPRS from the exons ATGCGAGCGAAGCTCTG GTCGGTCCGAATTGGGCGGCAGGAGGATTCGGGGCGCGTCCGTGGGCGCCTAGATCGGGGATTCCAGCTGGCTCCCCCGGGCGCCATGGCCGCTGACTCCAGCATGGGGTTCCACCAGgggatcgccgccgccgcctcggtctacaaccaccatcaccatcaccacccCAACAACATGCTCTCCTTCCAGTCCTCCACCAGCGACGTCACCATGGGCGGCAGCACCGCCGGGATGGGGCTCGTCAGCATGAGCGGCGGGCCGAGCAGCACCGCCGGCCTGTACCACTCTTCTCCAAACAAccacagcagcagcaacagcaacaacaacggCGGTGTGTTTGGCAACGTGCCGGTGGTCCTCCAGTCGAGGAGCGCGCCGGGGGGCGcgtcccgcggcggcggcggcaccaCCGCGTCCAAGTACAAGTTCGTCACCGGCTCGCCTTCCGAGTGGAGCGACCGTGAGCTGAATATACTGAACGAAGGGCTCACCAG ATATGCTCGTGAACCTAATATCATGAGGTACATCAAGATAGCGGCTATGCTGCCCAACAGAACCATCAGGGATGTTGCATTGCGATGCTGGTGGGCTGCA GGTAAAGATAGAAGGAAGAAACCAGAAGGTTTTTTTACAGGGAAAAAGATGAGAGATATGAAG CCAATGCAGGACAAAATGTTTGCATCTGCCCCGATGGCTAATTTTCACATGGCGCCTACCAACAACTTGACCCCTTTCTCAATATCGATGGAAAATCCAAACCAGCAGTGTCAAGTTCCCAAGGAAG CTCCTGTTGTGGACAGTGCAACCCAGCAGCTCCTGGAGGAAAACAATCAATTGCTTAACCAGATTGCTGCAAATATTGAAACATTCAAG ACGGGGGAGAACATGGATCTCTTTCTTCGGACAAATAGCAACATCAAAACAATTTTAAGCAG AATGAGCGAGACGCCTGGCATCATGGGTCAGATGCCTCCTCTGCAAGAATTAGCACACGAAGACAAGCTTAATTCACTTCTTCAAGTTGACAGAATG GTCCAATCTTACAGCGCAGCACACACCTCACATATGAAGGAAGAGCCTCGAAGCTAA